From the Cytobacillus luteolus genome, the window TACAACCTCCGGATGTGCTCCACTCCCGCACACGAAGCTACGTCCTCATACTAACTAAATAAATTTTTTATTAATTTCTTTTAAAAATCTCTTGATTTTTTTAGGTTTTCCTATACTCTGGCCTCGAGGAATGGACAACGGCTGGAAGACAGACTAACCCCTGTGAAAATTTTATGAGGTTAAAAATCTGTCTTCATACTGGTTATGTACTCTGTATAACTGAGTTATGGTATCCGTATGTGTAGACGTTGCATAAGACGTGAAAAGGTGTCGTACCCTCCACATATAGCTTATAGGCTTGTCCTGCCTTACGGTGCGTATCCATGCCCTACACCGTTCTCTTTCGAGTGATTCGCTATATAACCCTCTATCCTTACAACAATGATAAGAATAGACATGAAACAGTGTCTCTACCGCCGCTTACGAGTAAATGGTTAACTACAGTCGTACAGCTGAGTCTTGTTTGATCCCCCTGAACACTTTTTGCCGCTGAAGTCTTGGTTATCATCTTCATTAGGATATACAACCCTTTAAAGGCTATCCCTTAGGCTTTTTTATACAAGGCCTGCGCTCTTTACCTCGCTTACGTCATACGGTTAAATGCAACAATAACCGATTATCCGAGTGTATTTTTTGCTTTGGCTACACTATACCTCGTTTTTTACATGGTTTCCCTGCCATCCATGTGGACGGAAAACAAAAAGCACTCTATCAACCTGTTAAAAGTAGGTTAATAGAGTGCTCCAAAAAACGAGAAAATATGTCAAAACAAACCAAAACAATACTATTGCATTGGGAGTTAATTCACGTTAAAATAAGAACATCTAAAAACCTGTTGGGATGAGTAACAGGCTAAAAGAAGTCATTTCCGTTAGTGGTTTGCCGACCTCTAACATATGGAAATGGCTTTTTAATTTTTCCGAAACTATTAAGTTAAATTTCATTTTACATACTTGAATAATAGATTACAAGCAAAGGGGAGAAAATATTTTTTAGAAATTTTAGTTGATAATCAACTATTTAGAGTCAACTAGAATCGATGATCTAGAGTAGATTACTACTAAAAATGACTATTTGAACGACAATATAAAGGATTATGGACTGGATTATCATAATCTTTTAATAATCCTCCATACTGTCGCGTTTTAATCCTTCAAATTCCTTATGTACCAATGGATTGGCCCGAATCTATAAAACTCGAACTCTTACCCGGTACTAAATTACCCCTTATCACGCCTTAAAATAGATAATAAGATTACGAATGAGTTGTATAATGAGCTCGATAATAATTATTTTCTAGTTATAGGAGTTTTTATTTTTAGAAAGCTTGCAATAAGTACGGTTTAAGGATCATAAAAAAGAGCAGCTGAAACATGTTACTAATTTGCACCTCTGAACATTTAAAAAAGGATAGTTCATATCATCATCCTTTTTTTATATTTTTCTTTAAGTTCTTTCTTTCTTAGTTGTCAGTTTCGCCAACTGTAGTGTTGTTTGTTTCACCAATAGCAGTGTTATCAGTTTCACCAATTGTTGTTTTCACTATAGTTATAGTGTTTTTATGTAAAAAATAGGGCAGACCTCTTGGTGAAATCTACCCACTATGATATATTTTTAGTTGTTTGAAGTTATACTTTTTCAACGGAACGTGCTGCGCCAACAGTGCGTTCTTTTCTTTTATTTAATTTAGTACCGCCTATAATAATCATATCCTCAGTTTCAATCACAAGTCCTTCTGGCATTACATCCACATGCACAATATCTTTTTCCTTCTGGGTGACTAAAAATTCTTGCCTTTCTTTTTTCATAATCTCAATAATTTCTTTTAGATCAACATTCACTTTCACATACATTCCTCCTAAGTAGTTGATTCTTATGTAGTGTCTTAGGTGTTGGAATTCTCTAAATTTGTTAGTTTATCCTGCTATTTGTCGAAATAAGACGAACGATTGTACCACCCCCTTAAATTCATATTTATTCATAATTACTGCGCAAAATAATTTTTTTACGTAATTTTATAATGCCTACATATCAATGAATATGCCCTTTTCAACCCGCTCCTGGTATACATACTTTTATACATTGTTGATTTATCAGTGTTTACATAATTGAAACGGTCTTAAATGATGCATAAAATCCTGTATATTATCTCTTATTTTCTTTATTGGTTAATACCTCTTGAGCTAACTCTAGTTTAATAGTCCAGCGTTCTTCAATAGATAACGAACTATCCCCCAGTCTTTGAAGTTTCTTTTTAAATTTCTTTAGCCTTCGTTCATCTAAATGCGATAGATCATATCCTCCAATACTTGCTTCGAGCTCTTTTAAGTCTGTCATTATTAAAACCCTTTATAATGCTTATCAATGATTTCTGTAACCTCTTCAGCTCCAAGAACTGTTTCACGAGCAAAAGAATAGATGGCCTTCTGGATCACATCGCTCTTATTTGTCGTTACTCCCTCAGCTGCTAACTTCTCGACCATTCTTTCTAGGAATGCTGCGTGTACATCATCTAATCGAACACTCACTTGTTGTGACATTCTAACCCGCTCCTTTTTAACTTTAATTTCCTTTATTTAACTTTAATTAATCTTAATATACTGTAATGCAATCAGTAAGTCAATATGTATTATTGGATTATTTTTTCTAATAGTTACTAAGTTACCAAAGTTACATGATTTTATATCTAAGCCCTATATATAATTAATTATTATTTTATTTATTTATTTCATAAGAAAGGAACAGGGAAAATGGGTAACTAAAGTAACTACTAGTAATCTACAAAAATGATTAATCCTATATATATCAACAGTTACAGCCTTTTTAGGTTAATGCTTACAACCTTCTAATAGTTACTTTTTTATCTCCTACTGTTGCCATAATTAGACGAGCACTCCATAATTAGGTACAAATAACACCGTTACAACTGGGAGGTAACGCGATATGAACGAGTATGGATTATTTTCAAAAGATGTTGCTTTAAAGCTGAATATCAACTCAAGCACGCTACGTCAATGGTGCCTTTCGATGGAAAAGGAAGGTTACGAGTTTGAAAGAAATGATAAGGATCAACGTATATTCTATAACCGTGATATTACCGTGTTATTAGATATTAAAAACGAGATTGAAAAAACCCGCAATCGGGATAACGCGATAAAGTCAATAGTATCAAGAGAAAAAGCAACAAATAACACCGAAAAAACGCTAAGCGTTAACGAAGAAAACCGCGATATTATAACGGTATCTAAAGAGGATTTAGCTGAGTTAATTCAATCATCTGTAGAAAAGGCGATTGAAAAAGAACGTGAAGCAATGTTTAAAGC encodes:
- a CDS encoding DNA-binding protein, with the protein product MNEYGLFSKDVALKLNINSSTLRQWCLSMEKEGYEFERNDKDQRIFYNRDITVLLDIKNEIEKTRNRDNAIKSIVSREKATNNTEKTLSVNEENRDIITVSKEDLAELIQSSVEKAIEKEREAMFKAFEKKLNDTIEHRDRYLVHQLNESMEQKRLEIAATQEEKPKGFLSRLFGK